In Halobaculum limi, one DNA window encodes the following:
- a CDS encoding alpha/beta fold hydrolase — translation MTLRSKFTSTLKYAALGAGLTVAATRALRTKAGELEPPLEGVQGTFRWRGMDIAYTEAGDEDAQTLVLLHGINAAGSAGEWREVFAGLSKQYHVVAPDLPGFGRSDRPPLRYSAALYEDFVRDFLGELESPHVVASSLTSAYVVGVASDLDLGELTLVCPTAVAGPEPPKTALRELVRAPVVGDAVFGLLTSKPSIDYFNADHGYWDPAKAGEDWPDYEWRTTHQAGARFAPASFISGYLNSDVDLGSALAALDVPTTIVWGREADLPALSEGRDLADAAGCELVVFDDAMLLPHVEFGEQFVAVIGGDRPTGSVTVEQEESE, via the coding sequence ATGACTCTCAGATCGAAGTTCACGTCGACGCTGAAGTACGCCGCGCTGGGTGCGGGGCTGACAGTCGCTGCGACCCGAGCGCTCCGCACGAAAGCCGGTGAACTCGAACCGCCGCTGGAGGGCGTGCAGGGCACGTTCCGCTGGCGCGGGATGGATATCGCGTACACGGAGGCCGGCGACGAGGACGCACAGACGCTCGTCCTCCTCCACGGCATCAACGCCGCTGGCTCTGCCGGTGAGTGGCGCGAGGTGTTCGCCGGCCTCTCGAAACAGTACCACGTCGTCGCGCCCGACCTCCCCGGATTCGGGCGCTCCGACCGTCCGCCGCTTCGCTACTCGGCGGCGCTGTACGAAGACTTCGTGCGCGACTTCCTCGGGGAGTTGGAGTCGCCACACGTCGTCGCCTCGTCGCTGACGAGTGCGTACGTCGTCGGCGTCGCCAGCGACCTCGACCTTGGAGAACTGACGCTCGTGTGCCCGACCGCCGTCGCCGGACCGGAACCACCGAAGACGGCGCTGCGAGAACTCGTCCGCGCACCCGTCGTCGGCGACGCCGTCTTCGGCCTGCTCACCTCGAAGCCGTCCATCGACTACTTCAACGCCGACCACGGCTACTGGGACCCCGCGAAAGCCGGCGAAGACTGGCCCGACTACGAGTGGCGGACGACCCACCAAGCGGGCGCACGCTTCGCACCCGCGTCGTTCATTTCGGGGTACTTGAACAGCGACGTGGACCTCGGGAGCGCACTCGCGGCCCTCGACGTGCCGACGACTATCGTGTGGGGCCGCGAGGCGGACCTCCCGGCGCTGTCGGAGGGCCGTGACCTCGCGGACGCCGCCGGGTGTGAGTTGGTCGTCTTCGACGACGCGATGCTGTTGCCCCACGTCGAGTTCGGCGAGCAGTTCGTCGCCGTCATCGGCGGTGACCGCCCGACCGGGTCTGTGACTGTCGAACAAGAAGAGAGCGAGTAA
- a CDS encoding 50S ribosomal protein L16, which yields MSDKPASMYRKIDKPSYTRRDYVTGIPGSKIAQHNMGDLTTGPDDYPVHISLVTEEDVQIRHGSLESARLSANRHLIRELGEGNYKMVLRKFPHQILRENKQATGAGADRVSDGMRQAFGKPVGTAARMNAGATVFTAYVDVDQADAVKEAFRRAYNKMSPPFRIVVEKGEDLLVR from the coding sequence ATGTCTGACAAACCGGCCTCCATGTACCGGAAGATCGACAAGCCGTCGTACACGCGACGGGACTACGTCACCGGTATTCCGGGATCGAAGATCGCACAGCACAACATGGGCGACCTCACCACGGGTCCCGACGACTACCCCGTCCACATCTCGCTGGTCACGGAAGAGGACGTCCAGATCCGTCACGGCTCGCTGGAGTCGGCGCGTCTGTCGGCCAACCGTCACCTCATCCGTGAACTCGGCGAGGGTAACTACAAGATGGTCCTGCGGAAGTTCCCCCACCAGATCCTGCGCGAGAACAAGCAGGCGACCGGTGCGGGTGCAGACCGTGTCTCCGACGGGATGCGCCAGGCGTTCGGCAAGCCCGTCGGCACCGCCGCACGGATGAACGCCGGCGCTACCGTGTTCACGGCCTACGTCGACGTCGACCAGGCCGACGCCGTGAAGGAGGCGTTCCGCCGCGCGTACAACAAGATGTCCCCGCCGTTCCGCATCGTCGTGGAGAAAGGCGAGGACCTGCTCGTCCGGTAA
- a CDS encoding Zn-ribbon domain-containing OB-fold protein, translating into MSDADPDLPADTGYDEWADSLAEGGYYFECENGHGSLPPRRVCPECGGRDLDQQSLPDTGSVATFSEIHVAPSGFGVDPPYVTAVVDFGPVRLTGIVRDLSADEIEIGTSLVPDVEENSATGKRLVVFRPA; encoded by the coding sequence ATGAGCGACGCCGACCCCGACCTCCCGGCGGACACGGGGTACGACGAGTGGGCCGACTCACTCGCCGAGGGCGGCTACTACTTTGAGTGCGAGAACGGCCACGGGTCGCTGCCGCCGCGGCGTGTCTGCCCCGAGTGTGGCGGCCGCGACCTCGACCAGCAGTCGCTCCCCGACACTGGGTCGGTGGCGACGTTCTCCGAGATTCACGTCGCGCCGTCGGGGTTCGGTGTCGACCCGCCGTACGTCACGGCGGTCGTCGACTTCGGCCCGGTTCGACTGACGGGGATCGTTCGCGACCTGTCGGCCGACGAAATCGAGATTGGAACGTCGCTCGTGCCGGACGTAGAAGAGAACTCGGCGACAGGAAAGCGACTGGTCGTGTTCCGCCCGGCGTAA
- a CDS encoding MFS transporter, giving the protein MRSQLDARILSLAIARMVSALANSFLVVVLPLYIGSQAVTMPSVTGSTVGVFGVGIDVTVELLIAIVLSLFGFLNSFSQPFTGSLSDRTGRRKVFLLIGLALVATGSAGYLVFTDYYLVLAMRGLQGIGAAFSIPITVALVNELSVDGERGGNFGLFNTFRLIGFGVGPLIAGVVIAGGPYVVAGVDVTGFDASFLVAVVGAAISFALITVLISDPERSEESASKDISIRVVGEDGGLDPVFALGLATIVMALSIAIYAPLANVINARLDQGSFLYSVQFGATVLANVFFQLPIGRLSDRYGRRPFLLGGFVLLVPATLAQGFITDSYLMVVARFVQGVAVAAVFAPSLALAGDLAKEGASGSTLSLLTMGFGLGVAVGTLLSGFLVAFGFAVPFVAAAVGGVVGLGLVVTQVSEPNTGSASPTPSDD; this is encoded by the coding sequence ATCCGGTCCCAACTCGACGCCAGGATCCTCTCGCTGGCCATCGCGCGGATGGTCAGCGCGCTGGCGAACTCGTTTCTCGTGGTCGTCCTCCCGCTGTACATCGGCAGTCAGGCGGTGACGATGCCGTCGGTCACCGGGTCCACCGTCGGCGTGTTCGGGGTTGGGATCGACGTCACCGTCGAGTTGCTCATCGCAATTGTCCTCTCGCTGTTCGGCTTCCTCAACAGTTTCAGTCAGCCGTTCACCGGGTCGCTCTCGGACCGAACGGGCCGGCGGAAGGTGTTCCTCCTGATCGGTCTCGCACTCGTCGCCACGGGGAGTGCGGGCTATCTGGTGTTCACCGACTACTACCTCGTACTCGCGATGCGGGGCCTCCAAGGGATCGGTGCGGCGTTCTCAATCCCGATCACGGTCGCGCTGGTGAACGAACTCTCGGTCGACGGCGAACGAGGCGGCAACTTCGGGTTGTTCAACACCTTCCGACTGATCGGCTTCGGGGTCGGACCGCTGATCGCTGGCGTCGTCATCGCGGGCGGGCCGTACGTCGTCGCGGGCGTCGACGTGACGGGCTTCGACGCGTCGTTTCTCGTCGCCGTCGTCGGCGCGGCGATCAGTTTCGCGCTGATCACGGTGCTCATCAGCGATCCGGAGCGCAGCGAGGAGTCGGCGAGCAAGGACATCTCGATCCGGGTCGTCGGCGAGGACGGCGGCCTCGATCCGGTGTTCGCGCTGGGACTGGCGACCATCGTGATGGCGCTGTCTATCGCCATCTACGCGCCGCTGGCGAACGTGATCAACGCCCGCCTCGACCAGGGGAGTTTCCTCTACTCGGTGCAGTTCGGCGCGACGGTCCTCGCGAACGTGTTCTTCCAACTGCCGATCGGACGGCTGAGCGATCGGTACGGCCGCCGACCGTTTCTCCTCGGTGGTTTCGTCCTCCTCGTTCCGGCGACGCTCGCGCAGGGGTTCATCACCGACTCGTACCTGATGGTCGTCGCACGGTTCGTCCAGGGCGTCGCGGTGGCCGCAGTGTTCGCGCCGTCGCTGGCGCTCGCGGGCGACCTCGCGAAGGAGGGTGCCTCTGGATCGACGCTCTCGCTGTTGACGATGGGTTTCGGCCTCGGCGTCGCCGTCGGGACGCTGCTGTCGGGCTTCCTCGTCGCGTTCGGCTTCGCGGTCCCGTTCGTGGCCGCGGCCGTCGGCGGCGTCGTCGGACTCGGCTTAGTCGTCACGCAGGTGTCGGAACCGAACACGGGTTCCGCGTCGCCAACGCCGTCGGACGACTGA
- a CDS encoding thiolase domain-containing protein, producing the protein MTDVRVAGVGLTPFGAHDGRTGRDLFAEAALAAIDDAGVSGDEVEHLNYGNFMGALAERQGHQAPVMTEAAGLRCSGTRYEEACASAGVAVREAVRAIRSGENDVMLAGGMERMTNLSTGEVTESLAVAADELFEVRAGVTFPGAYALMARAYFDEYGGDREDLAHIAVKNHANAVPNDYAQYQREITVEQALDSPEVASPLHLFDACPITDGASALVLVSEEYAEKHDLDASVSITGTGQGGDRAALQDRADMARTPAATDAAEEAYADAGITSDDVEVAEVHDCFTIAEVLALESLGFFDPGEGIGAARRGDTTRDGDLPVNLSGGLKAKGHPVGATGGSQIAEMTRLLRGDHPNSDAVSDAQIGLTHNAGGTVASAVVHVLEVAE; encoded by the coding sequence ATGACTGACGTACGGGTCGCGGGTGTCGGCCTCACGCCGTTCGGTGCACACGACGGACGGACGGGCAGAGACCTGTTCGCGGAGGCGGCGCTCGCGGCGATAGACGACGCGGGCGTGTCGGGCGACGAGGTCGAGCACCTCAACTACGGGAACTTTATGGGTGCACTCGCGGAGCGACAGGGCCACCAAGCGCCGGTGATGACGGAGGCGGCCGGCCTGCGGTGTTCGGGCACGCGCTACGAGGAGGCGTGCGCGTCTGCAGGTGTCGCGGTTCGGGAGGCAGTTCGGGCCATCCGATCGGGCGAGAACGACGTGATGCTCGCCGGCGGGATGGAGCGGATGACGAACCTCTCGACAGGCGAGGTGACCGAGTCCCTAGCGGTCGCGGCCGACGAACTGTTCGAGGTTCGCGCGGGCGTCACCTTCCCGGGTGCGTACGCGCTGATGGCACGGGCGTACTTCGACGAGTACGGCGGCGACCGCGAGGATCTGGCCCACATCGCGGTGAAGAACCACGCCAACGCCGTGCCCAACGACTACGCGCAGTACCAGCGTGAGATCACGGTCGAACAGGCGCTCGACTCTCCCGAGGTGGCGTCGCCGCTGCACCTGTTCGACGCGTGCCCCATCACCGACGGCGCGAGCGCCCTCGTCCTCGTCTCCGAGGAGTACGCCGAGAAGCACGACCTCGACGCGTCCGTCTCCATCACCGGGACCGGACAGGGCGGCGACCGCGCGGCGTTGCAGGACCGCGCCGATATGGCCCGCACGCCCGCCGCGACCGACGCCGCAGAGGAGGCGTACGCCGACGCCGGCATCACGAGCGACGACGTGGAGGTAGCGGAGGTCCACGACTGCTTCACCATCGCGGAGGTGTTGGCGCTGGAGTCGCTGGGCTTCTTCGACCCCGGTGAGGGTATCGGCGCGGCCCGCCGCGGCGACACCACGCGCGACGGCGACCTCCCGGTGAACCTCTCGGGAGGTCTGAAGGCGAAGGGCCACCCGGTCGGCGCGACCGGCGGCTCTCAGATTGCCGAGATGACGCGACTCCTCCGCGGCGACCACCCCAACAGCGACGCGGTGTCCGACGCACAGATCGGCCTCACCCACAACGCGGGCGGGACGGTCGCGAGTGCGGTCGTCCACGTGTTGGAGGTGGCAGAATGA